The Microbulbifer sp. YPW1 genome contains a region encoding:
- the coaE gene encoding dephospho-CoA kinase (Dephospho-CoA kinase (CoaE) performs the final step in coenzyme A biosynthesis.), whose protein sequence is MFTVGLTGGIGSGKSAAAARFRFHGVNVVDADLAARVVVEPGRPALTEIARHFGEGAIQADGFLDRAALRRLVFDNPAERRWLEQLTHPLIREEIISSLAASPDTHAAPYAILESPLLVESGQSALVQRVCVVDLPELLQLERASARDGNSPEQIRKIMAAQLPRAERCAKADDILDNSGSLAELEAQVDTLHQMYIKLAAQA, encoded by the coding sequence ATGTTTACGGTCGGTCTCACCGGTGGTATCGGCAGCGGCAAATCCGCCGCTGCGGCGCGCTTTCGGTTTCACGGGGTCAATGTGGTGGACGCAGACCTCGCTGCGCGGGTGGTTGTGGAGCCCGGGCGCCCTGCCCTCACCGAGATCGCAAGGCATTTTGGCGAGGGGGCGATACAGGCAGACGGGTTTCTGGATCGGGCGGCTTTGCGCAGACTGGTGTTCGACAATCCGGCGGAGCGCCGCTGGCTGGAGCAGCTGACCCACCCGCTAATCCGGGAGGAGATTATCTCCTCGCTGGCGGCGAGCCCCGACACCCACGCAGCCCCCTATGCGATCCTGGAATCTCCCCTGCTGGTGGAATCCGGCCAGTCGGCCCTGGTACAGCGGGTCTGTGTGGTGGACCTCCCGGAGCTACTGCAGCTGGAGCGGGCCAGTGCGCGGGACGGAAATAGTCCCGAGCAGATCCGCAAGATTATGGCCGCACAGCTGCCCCGGGCGGAGCGGTGTGCAAAGGCGGACGATATTCTGGATAATAGTGGCTCCCTGGCGGAGCTGGAGGCGCAGGTGGACACCCTGCACCAGATGTATATCAAGCTCGCCGCACAAGCCTGA
- a CDS encoding A24 family peptidase, with translation MSEYLVTHQALLISSAFILGLLIGSFLNVVIHRLPIMMEREYQRDFYSYFEKTPSAEDQKELAQTYNLILPHSHCPKCETVIKPWQNIPIISYLLLRGKCGNCDAPISKRYPLVELATGILTAVVVWQLGFTWQALAGVFFTWALVALTGIDFDKQLLPDNITLPLLWAGLLINIWGVFAPLQDAVIGAIAGYLALWSVFHIFKLVTGKEGMGAGDFKILAAIGAWFGWQVLPLVILLSAAVGALAGILWTLVSGRDKNLPIAFGPYLAGAAWIAMLWGEQIMGWYFRVSGMSS, from the coding sequence ATGTCAGAATATCTAGTTACCCACCAAGCGCTGCTAATAAGCAGCGCTTTTATTTTAGGCCTGCTAATCGGCAGCTTCCTCAACGTAGTCATACACCGCCTGCCCATCATGATGGAGCGAGAATACCAGCGGGATTTCTACAGCTACTTTGAGAAAACACCCTCTGCCGAGGATCAAAAAGAGCTGGCACAGACCTACAACTTGATACTGCCCCACTCCCACTGCCCCAAGTGCGAGACGGTGATCAAGCCCTGGCAGAATATCCCCATCATTAGCTACCTGCTGCTGCGGGGAAAATGCGGTAACTGCGATGCGCCCATTTCCAAGCGCTACCCGCTGGTAGAACTGGCCACGGGCATTCTTACTGCCGTGGTGGTTTGGCAACTGGGCTTTACCTGGCAGGCGCTGGCGGGGGTGTTTTTTACCTGGGCGCTGGTGGCACTGACCGGGATTGATTTCGACAAGCAGCTGCTGCCGGACAATATTACCCTGCCTCTGTTGTGGGCGGGGCTACTGATCAATATCTGGGGCGTGTTTGCGCCGCTGCAGGATGCGGTGATCGGCGCTATTGCCGGATATCTGGCGCTATGGAGCGTGTTCCATATCTTCAAGCTGGTGACCGGCAAGGAAGGCATGGGGGCCGGTGATTTCAAGATTCTGGCGGCCATCGGTGCCTGGTTTGGCTGGCAAGTGCTGCCGCTGGTGATCCTGCTCTCAGCCGCGGTCGGCGCACTGGCAGGTATTCTGTGGACGCTGGTTTCCGGGCGTGACAAGAACCTGCCGATCGCTTTTGGCCCCTACCTGGCCGGCGCGGCCTGGATCGCCATGTTGTGGGGCGAGCAGATTATGGGCTGGTATTTCCGTGTTTCAGGGATGAGCAGCTAA
- the yacG gene encoding DNA gyrase inhibitor YacG translates to MSDCPSVACPTCKKPIEWSPENPHRPFCCERCKLIDLGEWASEGHKIPGQPVYDDVLSDDLDPTKTRH, encoded by the coding sequence ATGTCTGACTGCCCATCCGTTGCCTGCCCCACCTGCAAGAAGCCCATCGAGTGGAGCCCCGAGAATCCACATCGACCGTTCTGTTGTGAGCGGTGCAAATTGATTGATCTTGGGGAATGGGCCAGCGAGGGCCACAAGATTCCGGGACAGCCAGTATATGATGATGTGCTGAGTGACGACCTGGATCCCACCAAGACGCGACACTGA